A genomic stretch from Dissulfurispira thermophila includes:
- a CDS encoding FecCD family ABC transporter permease has protein sequence MKTKRLKHILIFISPLVIGWIAIFIGAYDVSPTMVLKILFNEIVSFANILDISEKAIIIDIRLPRVILAGLVGIALSSSGVTLQGIFRNPLVDPFILGISAGAAFGCAISVGFLANMPIQVMAFVFGILSVLLTYSIAKIQGEVSRLPLILSGVIISAFFQAMVSIVKFIVDPHKLQSIVFWLMGSFSLANWSLVKISTIGIGLSLLPILLMRWRLNVMSMGEDEAKTLGVNVRRDRIIFIVSSTIAVSIAVSVSGIIGWVGLMVPHLMRMMVGPDHKSLVPLSMAGGATFMIFADTVARSLTNFDIPVGIITAVSGAPFFVYLMKKGGKESWGR, from the coding sequence TTGAAAACTAAGAGACTTAAACATATATTGATATTTATATCACCACTTGTTATTGGCTGGATAGCCATTTTTATTGGTGCGTATGATGTATCTCCAACAATGGTATTGAAGATATTGTTTAATGAAATAGTATCATTTGCAAACATTCTTGATATTTCAGAAAAGGCAATAATCATTGATATACGTCTGCCCCGTGTTATCCTTGCAGGACTTGTTGGTATAGCCCTTTCGAGTTCGGGGGTAACCCTTCAGGGTATTTTTCGAAATCCACTTGTTGACCCATTCATTCTTGGCATATCTGCAGGTGCAGCCTTTGGTTGTGCTATTTCTGTTGGTTTTTTAGCCAATATGCCAATTCAGGTTATGGCATTTGTATTTGGAATATTATCGGTTTTGCTCACCTATTCAATCGCAAAGATTCAAGGAGAGGTGTCTCGTCTGCCACTTATACTTTCAGGTGTGATAATATCGGCATTTTTTCAGGCAATGGTTTCAATTGTGAAGTTTATTGTAGACCCTCACAAGTTACAGAGTATTGTTTTTTGGCTTATGGGGAGTTTCAGCCTTGCAAATTGGAGCCTTGTGAAGATAAGTACAATTGGCATTGGACTATCACTCCTACCCATATTACTCATGAGATGGAGACTTAATGTAATGAGTATGGGAGAAGATGAGGCAAAGACACTGGGAGTGAATGTAAGGAGAGACAGGATAATCTTCATAGTCTCTTCAACTATAGCAGTAAGCATTGCAGTATCAGTAAGCGGTATTATTGGATGGGTAGGGCTTATGGTGCCTCATCTAATGCGAATGATGGTAGGACCTGACCATAAATCCCTTGTACCTTTAAGTATGGCAGGAGGGGCAACATTCATGATATTTGCTGATACTGTAGCAAGGAGTCTTACGAATTTTGACATTCCAGTGGGGATAATCACGGCGGTCAGCGGGGCGCCGTTTTTTGTCTATCTGATGAAAAAAGGTGGTAAGGAGAGCTGGGGGAGATGA
- a CDS encoding ABC transporter substrate-binding protein, with protein MTRKILLFIALFILVLAVSIQAASITYKDKLGRVVNISVPVKRAVFFETYEILALLDVWDKIVGIGSYAYDNDLINAVKPNIRNIPTAGSGGGQINIEVLLKQKPDVVIAWTWKPENIKFMEEKGLKVIGVYPESLDELYDVMRLHGKLFNRQKKVDFAIKEMQKIFSLIKERSSQIPQDSKKKVLWIGGKPTSVACGIGITNDIFRIIGGINQAGHIPQRNADVSIEQIIAWNPDVIFIWGNAKYQAKDILYNPQWRHIRAVRDGNVYKSPQWSTWSPRLAIVALWMAIKTYPEHFNDIDFERIAEDFYKKVYSISYSQVKQIEN; from the coding sequence ATGACAAGGAAGATTTTACTATTTATTGCTTTATTTATTCTGGTGCTGGCAGTCTCAATTCAGGCTGCCAGCATAACCTATAAAGATAAGCTGGGCAGAGTTGTAAATATCTCTGTGCCTGTGAAAAGAGCTGTCTTTTTTGAAACTTATGAGATATTGGCTTTGCTTGATGTTTGGGACAAGATTGTTGGGATTGGAAGTTATGCATATGATAACGACTTAATAAATGCTGTAAAACCAAATATAAGAAATATACCTACAGCAGGCAGTGGGGGTGGACAGATAAACATAGAGGTTTTGTTAAAGCAAAAGCCAGATGTAGTGATTGCATGGACGTGGAAACCAGAAAATATCAAGTTTATGGAAGAAAAGGGACTCAAGGTAATAGGTGTTTATCCAGAAAGCCTTGATGAATTATATGATGTGATGAGACTACATGGTAAGTTGTTTAACAGGCAAAAAAAAGTTGATTTTGCAATCAAAGAGATGCAAAAAATCTTCTCTCTTATCAAAGAAAGATCATCCCAAATTCCTCAAGATAGCAAAAAAAAGGTGCTATGGATTGGTGGTAAGCCCACTTCTGTTGCCTGCGGGATAGGTATAACAAATGACATTTTTAGGATTATCGGTGGTATAAATCAGGCAGGTCATATCCCTCAGAGAAATGCTGATGTATCAATTGAGCAGATAATAGCGTGGAACCCTGATGTGATCTTTATCTGGGGCAATGCAAAGTATCAGGCAAAGGATATTCTTTATAATCCCCAATGGAGACATATTAGAGCAGTAAGAGACGGCAATGTTTATAAGTCTCCACAGTGGTCCACATGGTCACCAAGGCTTGCTATTGTAGCACTATGGATGGCTATTAAGACATATCCTGAACATTTCAATGATATTGATTTTGAAAGAATTGCTGAGGATTTTTATAAAAAGGTCTATTCGATATCATATTCACAGGTGAAACAAATTGAAAACTAA
- a CDS encoding TonB-dependent receptor, translating to MKRWWFFIFLMFFFTNIQLLYAEEKESRLEEIVVTATRTEKDIESVPGSVAVITKDDIEKRNIKSVDNALNTIAGVYNKSGKSFMETTSSISLRGIPDDKRTLFLLDGIAINDAYSGSVSYQLLSVEDIERIEVVKGPFSSLYGGYAMGGVVNVITKMSEKREFTLKTGYGSSWNRGEGLDDLRKVYLSYGDKFKDKFSLFASYGYRATNGYPTDFNVQSSKPTTGITGWSYTTDNKGNTRYLIGDKGDNRWWDDQLTLKARYDFTKETKLNLSFMRSRYEYNYDDPHTYLRNATGDPVWAYGTVRESSFLSGAGGRLQNTYNIGFETVFSSGKVKLSLGIMDREKSWYVTRGTTATRTGGPGTLSETPSQSYNADIQFTVPAFDRHILTFGGAFRHGWADTKEHNLTNWKDEDSKTTLSYQSKGKDRTYAIFVQDEIMILDNLTAYIGFRQDWWETYDGYANDVGKAGYPKKYTKRRASSFSPKAAIVYKPLEKTTLRTSIGKAFRPPTVYELYRTWTSSSGITYAGNPDLKPEMTTSWDLGIEQGLWKGAKIGITYFENYMKDLIYRKTVTSTYQELINAGKAESKGVEIDAEQRFDKWLRIFANFTYTDGKIKENIAKPSTVGKRLIQVPQRMFNLGAELEKGPLSTSFTGRYISKRFGNDDNSDTVNGVYTSYDPYFTADVKVSYKIMRNAAVSFSVDNIFDRDYWGYYKAPGRSWFADFTLRF from the coding sequence ATGAAAAGGTGGTGGTTTTTTATTTTCTTGATGTTTTTTTTTACAAATATCCAGTTGCTCTATGCTGAGGAAAAGGAGAGCAGGTTAGAAGAAATCGTTGTTACTGCCACAAGGACGGAAAAGGATATAGAATCCGTTCCCGGAAGCGTGGCGGTGATAACCAAAGATGATATCGAGAAAAGAAATATTAAGTCCGTTGACAACGCTTTGAATACAATAGCTGGCGTATATAACAAAAGCGGAAAGAGTTTCATGGAGACGACATCTTCCATATCCCTGCGAGGCATTCCTGATGACAAGAGAACTCTATTTTTGCTGGACGGGATTGCGATTAACGACGCTTATTCAGGCAGTGTAAGCTATCAATTGTTGTCGGTTGAAGACATAGAAAGAATAGAAGTTGTCAAAGGGCCATTTTCAAGCCTTTACGGTGGATATGCAATGGGTGGTGTGGTAAATGTCATCACAAAGATGTCTGAAAAACGGGAATTTACTTTAAAGACAGGCTATGGGTCAAGTTGGAACCGAGGAGAAGGCTTAGATGATTTAAGAAAGGTTTATCTTTCTTACGGCGACAAATTTAAAGATAAATTCAGCCTTTTTGCGAGTTATGGCTATAGAGCCACAAACGGCTATCCAACAGATTTTAATGTTCAGAGCAGTAAGCCCACGACAGGCATCACAGGCTGGTCTTACACAACGGACAATAAGGGGAATACCCGTTACTTAATTGGCGACAAAGGTGACAACAGATGGTGGGATGACCAGCTAACTCTGAAGGCAAGATATGACTTCACAAAAGAAACCAAGCTGAATCTTTCATTTATGAGGAGTCGCTATGAGTACAACTACGATGATCCGCATACATATCTAAGAAATGCGACAGGCGACCCTGTCTGGGCATATGGGACGGTAAGAGAATCATCTTTTCTTTCAGGCGCTGGAGGCAGGCTTCAGAATACTTATAACATAGGCTTTGAGACGGTCTTTTCTTCTGGCAAGGTGAAACTTTCTCTGGGTATAATGGACAGAGAAAAATCATGGTATGTGACAAGGGGCACAACTGCTACCCGCACGGGAGGTCCGGGCACACTTAGCGAGACACCATCACAAAGCTATAACGCTGATATTCAGTTTACCGTGCCGGCATTTGACAGGCATATACTGACTTTTGGCGGTGCCTTCAGGCATGGATGGGCAGACACAAAGGAACACAATCTCACAAACTGGAAGGATGAAGACTCAAAAACAACTCTTTCCTATCAATCAAAAGGCAAGGATAGGACATATGCCATTTTTGTTCAGGACGAAATAATGATTTTAGATAACCTTACCGCTTACATAGGCTTCAGGCAGGACTGGTGGGAGACCTATGATGGGTATGCAAATGATGTGGGTAAAGCGGGGTATCCAAAAAAATATACCAAGAGGAGGGCCTCATCCTTTAGTCCAAAGGCTGCCATTGTGTATAAACCCCTTGAAAAGACAACACTGAGGACATCTATTGGGAAGGCCTTCAGACCACCCACGGTTTATGAGCTCTACAGGACATGGACATCCTCATCAGGTATTACCTATGCTGGAAATCCAGATCTAAAACCAGAGATGACTACATCATGGGATTTAGGAATTGAGCAGGGATTATGGAAGGGTGCAAAGATAGGAATAACCTATTTTGAGAACTACATGAAAGACCTCATTTACAGAAAGACTGTTACATCCACATATCAGGAGTTAATAAATGCTGGCAAGGCTGAAAGTAAAGGAGTTGAGATTGATGCAGAGCAGAGGTTTGATAAGTGGTTGAGAATCTTTGCTAATTTTACCTACACTGATGGAAAGATTAAGGAAAATATTGCAAAGCCATCAACTGTAGGAAAAAGGCTTATACAGGTTCCGCAACGGATGTTCAATCTTGGGGCAGAACTTGAAAAAGGTCCCCTTTCAACATCCTTTACCGGTCGTTATATAAGCAAGCGATTTGGAAATGACGATAATAGCGATACGGTTAACGGTGTTTATACATCCTATGACCCTTACTTTACTGCTGATGTAAAGGTGTCTTACAAGATTATGAGAAATGCCGCTGTATCTTTTTCTGTTGACAATATCTTTGACAGGGATTATTGGGGATACTACAAAGCACCCGGTAGGTCGTGGTTTGCTGATTTTACCCTGAGATTTTGA